In the genome of Myxococcus stipitatus, one region contains:
- a CDS encoding serine/threonine-protein kinase: MTTTQECPNCGTQHDTRVYVSGQKLTCRCGIRFEVRRQDVGGARPGMQNASSISRDTGSNTTFAPHRARDEHTRDTVVPGLREDERISSAPYANGGALRDATQPPPSRDSREAVQESGPGNSKVGQGSGMRSSGGSRSGVAPGNTSAGVPGDEGGAVSEPSSTEAGHTELAVGSSPTFIPRSASGVVVPPSGVSLPGGAVGGESSSHGMSAGSALGSEGVSPRADALPGVPMPEGDSREVPGDVEGPSGVALPSSAPGLDEPMGATLVRSAAPTGRGRADSDMDIHAVETFVAAARVSLPGFELQEMLGRGGMGEVWLARQTSLGRTVAVKLLPPKLAKDPEFVARFEKEATALAALNHPNIVQIIDRGVAGEHYYFVMEFVEGRSLREAISASALSPQQGLKLLLQVARAIECAHDKDIIHRDLKPENILLDGRGNVKVADFGLAGIRQSESRLQLTATAVAMGTLNYMAPEQRRDAKNVDGRADLFSLGVVLYEVLTGELPLGRFKLPSQRVPGLDPRVDLVVERLLETDPEARYAKAGDLCAALEVMISTSSVPGGLAAGLITDHPPRTRRRSTSQLARRFRTGWRGMRAGLTVVGAAAVIGLVAKLVPVSVHVGKDDNVVIGTEGVKVRTGTKAWPPNTYHEVFATANLVESKTPEGESRFEVSFDDKGTEELNLHSGDWKLQDGQLRAWQGGQDAGGRRLVPRAYVAHRYFAADNFDAQVVMDVKPLGNEYPEEPDAQHYGELSFRIKDLQVSAFAIPEVGMRLAWRYFTEDGQEVVGNSAQDTDGLVEDEMPLPTTGPYLVRLKLSPMKGGVVLAEGFLGRQRFARKLLPGLAHRVGKVAVGCRNLACTFDDLKVRGQLEARPPRKVASGQEQ; this comes from the coding sequence ATGACGACGACCCAGGAGTGTCCCAACTGCGGGACCCAGCACGACACCCGGGTCTACGTCAGCGGCCAGAAGTTGACGTGCCGCTGCGGCATCCGGTTCGAGGTGCGCCGCCAGGATGTGGGCGGCGCGCGGCCGGGGATGCAGAACGCCTCGTCGATTTCGAGGGACACGGGGTCCAACACGACGTTCGCGCCGCATCGCGCGCGAGACGAGCACACGCGGGACACGGTGGTGCCGGGGCTGCGCGAGGATGAGCGCATCTCGAGCGCGCCCTACGCCAATGGCGGGGCGCTGAGGGATGCCACCCAGCCGCCGCCGTCGCGGGACTCGCGTGAGGCCGTGCAGGAATCAGGGCCGGGCAATTCGAAGGTGGGGCAGGGGAGCGGCATGCGGTCGAGTGGTGGTTCGCGCTCGGGAGTGGCGCCGGGCAACACGTCGGCGGGAGTCCCTGGCGATGAGGGGGGCGCGGTGAGCGAGCCTTCGTCGACCGAAGCGGGGCACACCGAGCTCGCAGTCGGGAGCTCGCCGACGTTCATCCCTCGGAGCGCCTCGGGTGTCGTCGTCCCGCCGAGTGGCGTTTCGCTTCCGGGGGGCGCGGTGGGCGGTGAGTCGTCGAGTCATGGCATGAGCGCGGGCTCGGCGTTGGGGAGCGAAGGCGTGTCCCCGCGTGCGGACGCGCTGCCAGGAGTGCCCATGCCGGAAGGCGATTCGCGCGAGGTCCCCGGTGACGTGGAGGGGCCGAGTGGCGTGGCGCTGCCCTCGTCGGCACCGGGCCTGGACGAGCCCATGGGCGCGACGCTGGTGCGATCGGCGGCGCCCACGGGGCGTGGCCGGGCGGACTCGGACATGGATATCCACGCCGTGGAGACCTTCGTGGCGGCGGCGCGCGTGTCGTTGCCTGGGTTCGAGCTCCAGGAGATGCTGGGGCGCGGCGGCATGGGCGAGGTGTGGCTCGCGCGCCAGACGTCGCTCGGGCGCACGGTGGCGGTGAAGCTCCTGCCGCCGAAGCTGGCGAAGGATCCGGAGTTTGTCGCGCGGTTCGAGAAGGAGGCCACGGCGCTCGCCGCGCTCAACCACCCGAACATCGTGCAGATCATCGACCGCGGCGTCGCGGGCGAGCACTACTACTTCGTCATGGAGTTCGTGGAGGGGCGCTCGCTGCGCGAGGCCATCTCCGCGAGCGCGCTCTCGCCGCAGCAGGGGCTGAAGCTGCTGCTCCAGGTGGCGCGCGCCATCGAGTGCGCGCACGACAAGGACATCATCCACCGCGACCTCAAGCCGGAGAACATCCTCCTGGACGGGCGCGGCAACGTGAAGGTGGCGGACTTCGGACTGGCGGGCATTCGCCAGTCGGAGTCCCGGCTCCAGCTCACCGCGACGGCGGTGGCCATGGGCACGCTGAACTACATGGCCCCGGAGCAGCGGCGCGACGCGAAGAACGTCGACGGCCGCGCGGACCTGTTCTCGCTGGGTGTGGTGCTCTACGAGGTGCTCACGGGAGAGCTGCCGCTGGGGCGCTTCAAGCTGCCCTCGCAGCGCGTGCCGGGGCTGGACCCGCGCGTGGACCTGGTGGTGGAGCGCCTCCTGGAGACGGACCCGGAGGCCCGCTACGCGAAGGCGGGAGACCTCTGCGCGGCCCTGGAGGTGATGATCTCCACGTCGTCCGTGCCAGGGGGCCTGGCGGCGGGGCTCATCACGGACCACCCGCCTCGGACGAGGCGTAGGTCCACGAGCCAGCTCGCGCGCCGCTTCCGCACGGGATGGCGCGGCATGCGCGCGGGGCTGACCGTCGTCGGCGCGGCGGCGGTGATTGGCCTCGTGGCCAAGCTGGTGCCGGTGAGCGTGCACGTCGGCAAGGACGACAATGTCGTCATCGGCACCGAAGGCGTGAAGGTCCGCACGGGCACGAAGGCGTGGCCGCCGAACACGTACCATGAGGTCTTCGCCACGGCGAACCTGGTGGAGTCGAAGACGCCGGAAGGCGAGTCCCGCTTCGAGGTCTCCTTCGACGACAAGGGCACGGAGGAGCTCAACCTCCACAGCGGTGACTGGAAGCTCCAGGACGGCCAGCTGCGTGCGTGGCAGGGCGGACAGGACGCGGGGGGACGGCGGCTGGTGCCCCGGGCCTACGTGGCGCACCGCTACTTCGCGGCCGACAACTTCGACGCGCAGGTGGTGATGGACGTCAAGCCGCTCGGGAACGAGTACCCCGAGGAGCCGGACGCGCAGCACTACGGCGAGCTGTCGTTCCGCATCAAGGATCTCCAGGTGTCGGCCTTCGCCATCCCCGAGGTGGGCATGCGCCTGGCGTGGCGCTACTTCACCGAGGACGGGCAGGAGGTCGTCGGCAACAGCGCCCAGGACACCGACGGGCTCGTCGAGGACGAGATGCCGTTGCCCACGACGGGGCCGTACCTGGTGCGGCTGAAGCTGAGCCCGATGAAGGGCGGCGTCGTGCTGGCGGAAGGCTTCCTGGGCCGGCAGCGCTTCGCCCGGAAGCTGTTGCCGGGCCTGGCCCACCGCGTGGGCAAGGTGGCGGTGGGCTGCCGCAACCTCGCCTGCACCTTCGATGACTTGAAGGTGCGGGGCCAGCTGGAGGCCCGCCCCCCGCGCAAGGTCGCCTCCGGCCAGGAGCAGTAG
- a CDS encoding adenylate/guanylate cyclase domain-containing protein — translation MSQVPAPFAPKSGQLRGPRLTGRFADGTLGEFPLGPLTSLGRHPSNTLRLVDREVSKEHATIERVGKDFVLKDLGSSNGTFVNGKRVKELRLRDGDEIALGASRLIFHSGEPTVNPNAPTAPGVTVVAQSVSMPAFLAQMDQVPQNFRPVEQMTDGEALRRDYEKLRIAHEFHRQVGLQGSQTGLFEQILKVAFQLLAADHGVILKVAGDGEFIPAAVHHRTGKPVNVMLSDTVLKRVVETGKAVLTADAIIDERFSAAESIVAQGIRSAMAVPLMVNSKIQAVLFLDSRQQINAFSEKDLNILSGIASQASIALENAALGEQIRAEAVTRAELSRFLSKAVADAVISGETEDLRQSRLAEVSCLFADIRGFTTISENESPQEVVSMLNTFFSSMADVVFRYEGNLDKFIGDCVMAVWGPPLSHPDDAARALRAALEMQDAVEGINRQRVEAGKAPIEVGIGINTGQAVVGYMGSAERHEFTAIGDTVNTASRLCGMAKSGEVLASETTVRKAGAGFDVEELPALTVKGKEKAVPTYRVHGVEYTTAASPRRA, via the coding sequence GTGAGCCAGGTTCCCGCCCCATTCGCCCCGAAATCCGGGCAGCTTCGAGGCCCCCGACTGACCGGGCGCTTCGCGGACGGCACCCTCGGGGAGTTCCCCCTGGGGCCGCTGACGTCGCTCGGCCGGCATCCGTCCAACACGCTGCGCCTGGTCGACCGGGAGGTCTCCAAGGAGCACGCGACGATTGAACGGGTAGGCAAGGACTTCGTCCTCAAGGACCTGGGGTCCTCGAACGGGACGTTCGTCAACGGCAAGCGGGTGAAGGAGCTGCGGCTGCGGGACGGGGACGAGATTGCCCTGGGGGCCTCCCGGCTCATCTTCCACAGCGGCGAGCCCACCGTGAACCCCAACGCGCCCACCGCGCCCGGGGTGACGGTGGTGGCGCAGTCGGTGTCCATGCCCGCCTTCCTGGCGCAGATGGACCAGGTGCCGCAGAACTTCCGCCCCGTCGAGCAGATGACCGACGGGGAGGCCCTGCGCCGCGACTACGAGAAGCTGCGCATCGCCCACGAGTTCCACCGGCAGGTGGGCCTGCAGGGCAGCCAGACGGGCCTGTTCGAGCAGATCCTCAAGGTCGCCTTCCAGCTCCTGGCCGCGGACCACGGCGTCATCCTGAAGGTCGCGGGGGATGGGGAGTTCATCCCGGCCGCGGTGCACCACCGCACGGGCAAGCCCGTCAACGTGATGCTCTCCGACACCGTGCTCAAGCGCGTGGTGGAGACGGGCAAGGCGGTGCTGACAGCGGACGCCATCATCGACGAGCGCTTCTCCGCGGCGGAGAGCATCGTCGCGCAGGGCATCCGGTCCGCCATGGCCGTGCCGCTGATGGTGAACTCGAAGATCCAGGCGGTGCTGTTCCTGGACAGCCGCCAGCAGATCAACGCGTTCTCGGAGAAGGACCTGAACATCCTCTCCGGCATCGCCTCGCAGGCGAGCATCGCGCTGGAGAACGCCGCGCTGGGCGAGCAGATCCGCGCGGAGGCCGTCACGCGCGCGGAGCTCAGCCGCTTCCTGTCGAAGGCGGTGGCGGACGCGGTGATCTCCGGCGAGACGGAGGACCTGCGGCAGAGCCGGTTGGCGGAGGTGAGCTGCCTGTTCGCGGACATCCGGGGCTTCACCACCATCTCCGAGAACGAGTCGCCGCAGGAAGTCGTCTCCATGCTGAACACGTTCTTCTCGTCGATGGCGGACGTGGTGTTCCGCTACGAGGGGAACCTGGACAAGTTCATCGGCGACTGCGTGATGGCGGTGTGGGGCCCGCCGCTCTCCCACCCGGACGACGCGGCGCGGGCGCTGCGCGCGGCGCTGGAGATGCAGGACGCGGTGGAGGGCATCAACCGCCAGCGCGTGGAGGCGGGCAAGGCGCCCATCGAGGTGGGCATCGGCATCAACACGGGCCAGGCCGTTGTCGGCTACATGGGCAGCGCGGAGCGGCACGAGTTCACGGCCATTGGCGACACGGTGAACACGGCCTCGCGGCTGTGCGGCATGGCCAAGAGCGGCGAGGTGCTCGCATCCGAGACGACGGTGCGCAAGGCCGGTGCGGGCTTCGACGTGGAGGAGCTGCCGGCGCTCACCGTCAAGGGCAAGGAGAAGGCGGTCCCGACCTACCGTGTCCATGGCGTGGAATACACGACCGCCGCTTCCCCGCGCCGCGCATGA
- the truD gene encoding tRNA pseudouridine(13) synthase TruD: protein MRIKQKPEDFSVKESYRFDEVSGGRFRVYLMDKQKLSTFDAVTRLRDAFGLRPGAISYCGLKDKQGRTEQLIAVDGADVDMQEPDLRLKYLGRTNKALSSANITSNRFSVTVRSLGPESLGPLNVAAAEVNRLGVVNYFDSQRFGSLKHGQGFIAKDLIRGDFEAALHNYLAKPSDLDRSEDAKVKAFWRDNWGHWDARVPFEGTKKYHRVLRSLREEPKDFTRAFLQIDADYRAMLLFTYQSYLWNEGVRRYLQLLLPRESLFPMRYQAGTLLFHRDADPETLRVLRDATFPLLAPDSRFTDPKVEEAVRWVLGREKLQLSDLSIPGAERMLFFKHEERPVLSFPHKLVIGRTQSDELNRGHVKANVAFTLPPGAYATLVVKRLFHFEYAEDTAEEIRASQRPKLVELEQAEAAPSSRRGPPVRESRGSTRDSRAPRRETRGGARESTEKAPASRTSSRGATPKAASKPPAKAAPKVEEQVPAVPLGFREKQRQRKAAREVARAETAAKRPKSRKK, encoded by the coding sequence GTGCGAATCAAACAGAAGCCCGAAGACTTCAGCGTCAAGGAATCCTACCGGTTCGATGAAGTCTCCGGGGGGCGCTTCCGCGTCTACCTCATGGACAAGCAGAAGCTGTCCACGTTCGACGCGGTCACCCGCCTGCGCGACGCCTTTGGCCTGCGGCCGGGCGCCATCAGCTACTGCGGCCTGAAGGACAAGCAGGGCCGCACCGAGCAGCTCATCGCCGTGGACGGCGCCGACGTGGACATGCAGGAGCCCGACCTGCGCCTGAAGTACCTGGGCCGGACGAACAAGGCCCTGTCCTCGGCCAACATCACGTCCAACCGCTTCTCCGTGACGGTCCGGTCCCTGGGCCCGGAGTCCCTGGGCCCCCTCAACGTGGCCGCCGCCGAGGTCAACCGCCTGGGCGTGGTCAACTACTTCGACAGCCAGCGCTTCGGCTCGCTGAAGCACGGCCAGGGCTTCATCGCAAAGGACCTCATCCGGGGCGACTTCGAGGCCGCGCTGCACAACTACCTGGCCAAGCCGTCGGACCTGGACCGCTCCGAGGACGCCAAGGTGAAGGCCTTCTGGCGCGACAACTGGGGCCACTGGGACGCGCGTGTCCCCTTCGAGGGCACCAAGAAGTACCACCGCGTCCTGCGCTCGCTGCGCGAGGAGCCCAAGGACTTCACCCGCGCCTTCCTGCAGATCGACGCGGACTACCGCGCCATGCTGTTGTTCACGTACCAGAGCTACCTCTGGAACGAGGGCGTGCGGCGCTACCTGCAGCTCCTCCTGCCGCGCGAGTCGCTGTTCCCCATGCGCTACCAGGCCGGCACGCTGCTGTTCCACCGCGACGCCGACCCGGAGACGCTGCGCGTGCTGCGCGACGCCACCTTCCCCCTGCTCGCGCCGGACAGCCGCTTCACCGACCCGAAGGTGGAGGAGGCGGTGCGCTGGGTGCTGGGCCGCGAGAAGCTCCAGCTCTCCGACCTGAGCATCCCCGGAGCGGAGCGCATGCTCTTCTTCAAGCACGAGGAGCGGCCCGTCCTCTCCTTCCCGCACAAGCTTGTCATCGGCCGCACGCAGAGCGACGAGCTCAACCGCGGACACGTCAAGGCCAACGTCGCCTTCACCCTGCCGCCGGGCGCGTACGCGACCCTGGTCGTCAAGCGCCTGTTCCACTTCGAGTACGCCGAGGACACCGCCGAGGAGATTCGCGCCTCGCAGCGCCCCAAGCTCGTGGAGCTGGAGCAGGCCGAAGCGGCCCCGTCCAGCCGCCGGGGCCCCCCGGTCCGCGAGAGCCGGGGCAGCACCCGCGACAGCCGCGCCCCCAGGCGCGAGACCCGAGGCGGCGCACGAGAGAGCACCGAGAAGGCTCCCGCGTCCAGGACCAGCAGCCGGGGCGCCACGCCCAAGGCCGCGTCCAAGCCCCCCGCCAAGGCCGCCCCCAAGGTGGAGGAGCAGGTCCCCGCCGTCCCGCTGGGGTTCCGTGAAAAACAGCGTCAGCGCAAGGCCGCCCGCGAGGTCGCCCGAGCCGAGACGGCCGCCAAGCGCCCGAAATCACGAAAGAAATAA
- a CDS encoding sigma-70 family RNA polymerase sigma factor, whose product MADDAVQLPWKADVQAARRGDPSAFETLVRSVQRQVYGLALRLLQSEAEAAEVSQEALLRAYQNLHRYDDSRPFDLWVLAITRNLCLDLLRRRTKVRTEELEPMKEVLPSGEASQEEGAIAREERQSLEDAMATLSVDDREVLALYYVQKRTTKEIAQILGCAPGTIMARLFRAREKLRKKMTPTEEASR is encoded by the coding sequence ATGGCCGATGACGCCGTCCAGCTCCCCTGGAAGGCCGACGTCCAGGCGGCCCGCCGGGGTGACCCCTCAGCCTTCGAGACCCTGGTGCGCAGCGTCCAGCGCCAGGTCTACGGCCTCGCGCTCCGCCTGCTCCAGAGCGAGGCCGAGGCCGCCGAGGTCTCCCAGGAAGCCTTGCTGCGCGCGTACCAGAATCTCCACCGGTACGACGACTCGCGCCCCTTCGACCTGTGGGTGTTGGCCATCACCCGCAACCTCTGCCTGGACCTGCTCCGGCGCCGCACCAAGGTGCGCACCGAGGAGCTGGAGCCCATGAAGGAGGTCCTCCCCAGCGGCGAGGCGTCGCAGGAGGAAGGCGCCATCGCCCGCGAGGAGCGCCAGTCGCTCGAGGACGCGATGGCCACGCTCTCCGTCGACGACCGTGAAGTCCTCGCGCTCTACTACGTCCAGAAGCGCACGACGAAGGAGATCGCGCAGATCCTCGGCTGCGCTCCTGGCACCATCATGGCCCGGCTCTTCAGGGCGCGGGAGAAGCTGCGAAAGAAGATGACCCCGACGGAGGAGGCCTCCCGATGA
- a CDS encoding ParA family protein, which produces MALIAFCTIKGGVGKTTLCAHVASALADAGKRVLLLDLDPQAHASLVLGLESREGPCVAEALGPRPKYRMDEVVVASPKRPTLFIAPAAPRMAALERELFQWGHRLQAIPRALKTLSWTPDVILADTPPSIGAYTEAVLGHSDLVVAPVPTGAFALQGLGEIETAWRDVREQQGGALVAVVNLWDRRTTATNEAMEEALKDSTVPVLRARIPRSESINQAGLGYEVVFDTSPTAPGVEELRALAQELAKRVGLR; this is translated from the coding sequence ATGGCGTTGATTGCGTTCTGCACCATCAAGGGAGGCGTGGGGAAGACCACGCTGTGCGCGCACGTGGCGTCGGCGTTGGCGGATGCCGGGAAGCGGGTGCTGCTCCTGGACCTGGACCCGCAGGCGCATGCGTCGCTCGTGCTGGGGCTGGAGAGCCGCGAGGGACCGTGTGTCGCGGAGGCGCTGGGGCCTCGGCCGAAGTACCGGATGGATGAGGTGGTGGTGGCGTCGCCCAAGCGGCCCACGCTGTTCATCGCTCCCGCGGCGCCGCGCATGGCGGCACTGGAGCGGGAGCTCTTCCAGTGGGGCCACCGGCTCCAGGCCATCCCTCGGGCGTTGAAGACCTTGAGCTGGACGCCAGACGTCATCCTCGCGGACACGCCGCCGAGCATCGGCGCCTACACGGAGGCGGTGCTGGGCCACTCGGACCTGGTCGTCGCGCCCGTACCCACGGGGGCCTTCGCGCTCCAGGGGCTGGGGGAAATCGAGACGGCCTGGCGCGACGTGCGCGAGCAGCAGGGCGGCGCGCTGGTGGCGGTGGTGAACCTGTGGGACCGCCGCACCACGGCGACGAACGAGGCGATGGAGGAGGCGCTGAAGGACTCTACCGTGCCGGTGCTGCGCGCGAGGATTCCGCGCTCGGAGTCCATCAACCAGGCGGGGCTGGGCTACGAGGTCGTCTTCGACACGAGCCCGACTGCACCCGGTGTGGAGGAGCTGCGGGCGCTGGCGCAGGAGCTGGCGAAGCGCGTGGGCCTGCGCTGA
- a CDS encoding sigma-54-dependent Fis family transcriptional regulator: MPGECYGDASAFILPPLPTMSSAPDVPQVLLPLGGLVGREVDLDAFLQSLMDRIAATMQADRGTLWLLDPARRELFSRAAHLPEVSQIRVKLGQGVAGTVAQLGQPINVPDPRGEHRFFADIDRMTGYRTNSLLAVPLRDVDGALYGVLQVLNRRGGERFTSEDTERLEAIAAQVSTALQSTSLYQELQRAKDQPQAPVGYFFNRIIGESPQLQAIYRLVRKAAPTDATVLLRGESGSGKELFARAVHVNGPRRDKPFIKVDCAALPATLIENELFGHEKGAFTGADHRMPGKFEAADNGTVFIDEIGELPLPVQGKLLRVLQDREFERVGGTQAIQVDVRIVAATHRDLARMVAEGRFREDLYYRIKVVEVVLPPLRERGAEDIERLARHFVATAARRHRLSTPRLSAPALERLKRYRWPGNVRELENCIESAVVLCEGEILEEHLPLPDMDRLAPSASPEPPRAVAVPEALLQPLAEVERLHILRVLDAVKGNRTAAAKVLEIGRNTLARKLKEYGLGDEA; this comes from the coding sequence ATGCCAGGTGAATGCTATGGTGACGCTTCGGCCTTCATCCTCCCGCCCCTGCCCACCATGTCCTCAGCTCCGGATGTTCCCCAGGTCCTGCTCCCGCTCGGAGGGCTCGTCGGGCGGGAGGTGGACCTCGACGCCTTCCTCCAGAGCTTGATGGACCGCATCGCCGCCACCATGCAGGCGGACCGAGGAACGCTGTGGCTGTTGGACCCGGCGCGCCGGGAGCTGTTCAGCCGCGCGGCCCACCTGCCGGAGGTGTCGCAGATTCGCGTCAAGCTGGGCCAGGGCGTCGCGGGCACCGTGGCCCAGTTGGGCCAGCCCATCAACGTGCCGGACCCGCGCGGCGAGCATCGCTTCTTCGCGGACATCGACCGCATGACGGGCTACCGCACCAACAGCCTGCTCGCGGTGCCGCTGCGCGACGTGGACGGAGCCCTGTACGGCGTGCTCCAGGTGCTCAACCGCCGAGGCGGCGAGCGCTTCACGTCCGAGGACACGGAGCGGCTCGAGGCGATTGCCGCGCAGGTGAGCACCGCCCTCCAGAGCACCAGCCTCTATCAGGAGCTCCAGCGCGCGAAGGACCAGCCACAGGCCCCTGTCGGCTACTTCTTCAACCGCATCATCGGCGAGTCCCCTCAGCTCCAGGCCATCTACCGGCTGGTGCGCAAGGCGGCGCCCACCGATGCCACGGTGCTGCTGCGCGGAGAGAGCGGCAGCGGCAAGGAGCTCTTCGCGCGCGCGGTCCACGTCAACGGCCCCAGGCGCGACAAGCCCTTCATCAAGGTCGACTGCGCCGCGCTGCCCGCGACGCTCATCGAGAACGAGCTGTTCGGCCACGAGAAGGGCGCCTTCACCGGCGCGGACCATCGGATGCCCGGCAAGTTCGAGGCGGCCGACAACGGCACCGTGTTCATCGACGAGATTGGCGAGCTGCCCCTGCCCGTGCAGGGCAAGCTCCTGCGCGTGCTCCAGGACCGCGAGTTCGAGCGCGTGGGCGGCACCCAGGCCATCCAGGTGGACGTGCGCATCGTCGCGGCCACGCACCGGGACCTGGCCCGCATGGTGGCGGAGGGGCGCTTCCGCGAGGACCTCTACTACCGCATCAAGGTCGTCGAGGTGGTGCTCCCCCCGCTGCGGGAGCGTGGCGCGGAGGACATCGAGCGGCTGGCGCGGCACTTCGTCGCCACGGCGGCGCGCAGGCACCGGCTCTCCACGCCCCGGCTCAGCGCCCCCGCCCTGGAGCGGCTCAAGCGCTACCGGTGGCCCGGCAACGTCCGGGAGCTGGAGAACTGCATCGAGAGCGCCGTGGTGCTGTGCGAGGGGGAGATTCTCGAGGAGCACCTTCCCCTCCCCGACATGGACCGCCTGGCCCCCTCGGCCTCGCCGGAGCCCCCGCGCGCGGTGGCAGTCCCGGAGGCGTTGCTGCAGCCCCTGGCGGAGGTGGAGCGCCTGCACATCCTGCGCGTCCTGGACGCGGTGAAGGGCAACCGCACCGCCGCCGCGAAGGTGCTGGAGATTGGCCGCAACACCCTGGCCCGGAAGCTCAAGGAGTACGGGCTCGGCGACGAGGCGTGA
- a CDS encoding MBL fold metallo-hydrolase, with the protein MEVRYYGVRGSIAVSGSRIGGNTACVEVTSQGHRLIFDAGTGIRALGEVMMREATPHKVAMFFSHLHWDHVQGFPFFTPAYLPTSELTMYGPGANGAQGLQTELAAQMQPPHFPVPLSIMRSRMDFLSALHGKTVEVGPFKVTPIDVPHPQGCLAYRVEADGHSFVYATDVELRMEDIAPDVARMLEGADVLCLDAQYTPEEYDGRRGIPKKGWGHSTMMDAAGVAKAVGARRLCLFHHDPAHSDEVLEDMAEQARSIFPVCEPAREGQRLLLGRAA; encoded by the coding sequence ATGGAAGTCCGGTACTACGGCGTTCGGGGAAGCATCGCGGTCTCGGGCTCTCGCATTGGTGGGAACACGGCGTGCGTGGAGGTGACGAGCCAGGGCCACCGGCTCATCTTCGACGCGGGCACGGGCATCCGCGCGCTGGGCGAGGTGATGATGCGCGAGGCCACGCCGCACAAGGTCGCGATGTTCTTCTCGCACCTGCACTGGGACCACGTTCAGGGCTTCCCCTTCTTCACGCCCGCGTACCTGCCCACCTCCGAGCTGACGATGTACGGCCCGGGGGCCAACGGCGCGCAGGGGCTCCAGACGGAGCTGGCGGCGCAGATGCAGCCTCCGCACTTCCCGGTGCCGCTGAGCATCATGCGCTCGCGCATGGACTTCCTGTCGGCGCTGCACGGCAAGACGGTGGAGGTGGGCCCGTTCAAGGTGACGCCCATCGACGTGCCCCACCCGCAGGGGTGCCTGGCGTATCGCGTGGAGGCGGATGGCCACTCGTTCGTCTACGCCACGGACGTGGAGCTGCGGATGGAGGACATCGCGCCCGACGTCGCGCGGATGCTCGAGGGCGCGGACGTGCTGTGCCTCGACGCGCAGTACACGCCGGAGGAGTACGACGGCCGTCGGGGCATCCCGAAGAAGGGCTGGGGTCACTCGACGATGATGGACGCGGCGGGCGTGGCGAAGGCGGTGGGTGCGCGCCGACTGTGCCTGTTCCACCATGACCCGGCGCACTCGGACGAGGTGCTGGAGGACATGGCCGAGCAGGCCCGCTCCATCTTCCCCGTGTGCGAGCCGGCGCGCGAGGGCCAGCGACTGCTGCTGGGCCGCGCGGCCTGA